The Chondrinema litorale genome includes a window with the following:
- a CDS encoding SDR family NAD(P)-dependent oxidoreductase, producing MNQLTFEEQTAIVTGAGTGIGFEIARQLCKQGAAVLLNDIDDKIADKAATKIKSEGGKCIALAGDAGNIDFIQKLVNLAVSEFGQLNIAIANAGITTYGSFLDYSPESFQKIIHLNLQGSFFLAQTAARQMKAQKSGGRILLMSSVTGVQAHPYLVPYGMTKAALQMLAKGLVCELSQFGITVNAIAPGAVVTERTLSEDPDYPKEWSKLTPTRNVTYPKDVAQTALFLVSPQSGQVNGQTIVVDGGWSATSPTPDLDFPEG from the coding sequence ATGAACCAACTAACTTTTGAAGAACAAACTGCTATTGTAACTGGTGCAGGAACAGGTATAGGTTTTGAAATTGCTCGACAACTTTGCAAACAAGGTGCTGCTGTTTTACTGAATGATATTGATGATAAAATAGCCGACAAAGCAGCAACAAAAATTAAATCTGAGGGTGGAAAATGTATTGCCTTAGCAGGTGATGCTGGTAATATAGATTTTATTCAAAAATTGGTAAACTTAGCAGTATCTGAATTTGGTCAATTAAATATTGCTATTGCCAATGCAGGAATAACTACCTATGGTTCTTTTCTGGATTATTCACCAGAAAGTTTCCAGAAGATTATCCATCTAAATTTACAAGGTTCATTTTTTCTGGCTCAAACTGCTGCCCGCCAAATGAAAGCTCAAAAAAGTGGTGGAAGAATTTTACTAATGTCTTCTGTTACTGGTGTTCAAGCGCATCCTTATCTGGTGCCTTACGGTATGACAAAGGCTGCCTTACAAATGCTGGCTAAAGGTTTGGTTTGTGAGCTCTCTCAGTTTGGCATTACTGTAAATGCCATTGCTCCGGGAGCTGTTGTAACCGAACGAACCCTTTCAGAAGACCCAGATTATCCTAAGGAGTGGTCTAAACTTACACCTACAAGAAATGTAACTTATCCGAAAGATGTGGCACAAACAGCTTTGTTTCTAGTTTCTCCACAATCGGGGCAGGTAAATGGACAAACTATTGTAGTAGATGGAGGTTGGTCTGCCACCAGCCCAACCCCCGATTTAGATTTTCCAGAGGGTTAA
- a CDS encoding winged helix-turn-helix transcriptional regulator — MRIKDDDFKFVIEGKDYHCAMDVAATFVGGKWKTIVLWYLKHGKKRFTELKAMIPAITDKMLSLQLRSLESDGFVSRKVYPEIPPRVEYELTEEGKTLIPLLDAMANWGINKANRHGEMVKLENQK, encoded by the coding sequence ATGAGAATCAAAGACGATGACTTCAAATTTGTGATAGAAGGTAAAGATTATCACTGTGCTATGGATGTGGCTGCCACATTTGTTGGTGGAAAATGGAAAACAATTGTGCTTTGGTATTTGAAACATGGGAAGAAACGATTTACAGAACTTAAAGCGATGATTCCCGCAATTACAGATAAAATGCTTTCGCTACAACTTCGCTCTTTGGAAAGTGATGGCTTTGTAAGTAGAAAAGTATATCCAGAAATTCCACCCAGAGTAGAATACGAATTAACCGAAGAAGGTAAAACGCTAATACCATTACTAGACGCAATGGCAAATTGGGGAATAAACAAAGCAAACCGACATGGAGAAATGGTAAAGTTGGAAAATCAAAAATAA
- a CDS encoding RagB/SusD family nutrient uptake outer membrane protein has translation MKRYINKLIIFPLLLSFLACTDLEEEPVGVLAPESFFKTPSDVQAAIYGAYGHLASESIFGRKLSLTLQLRGDMCDIGDKGTPARRQQVNDFDMDSNNGMVTAFWPSLYQVVSAANAAIDGVQLIDATDEEKNALEAEARFVRAFAYYHLVRIFGEIPYIDYFVSDPEAVKSIAKTSVSEIYTKIIEDTEFAKEYLPDVHSGDVRTRPTAGTAATMLASIHLTLGNFQQAADEAVWVINNKDRFGYALEDDFQTLYIADQADNLQEHIFAVDFLGQQSGSGSANDDIMGPITGIRGADQNGWSVSVPSMAVYNTWDARDYRRKVSLEDTTSVGGVATPYTEYQQVQRPHIAKFARYPGNSNADTRYSDHNYVLFRYAEVLLIAAEAINEVSGGPTADALGYINQVRTRARNWAGTVTDFPADLADGMSQSDFRTAVLEERRLELAFEFKRWYDIKRRDMLVEVFTGLNSLEPHDNVNTSRDYLFPLPQDELERNANLLPQNSGY, from the coding sequence ATGAAAAGATATATAAATAAATTAATCATATTTCCATTGCTACTTTCATTTCTGGCTTGTACCGATTTGGAAGAAGAGCCAGTCGGAGTATTAGCCCCTGAAAGTTTTTTCAAGACACCTTCTGATGTACAGGCAGCCATTTATGGAGCATACGGCCATTTGGCATCTGAGTCTATTTTTGGTAGAAAGCTTTCGCTTACTTTACAACTTCGTGGCGATATGTGTGATATTGGAGATAAAGGAACACCAGCACGTCGCCAACAAGTAAACGATTTCGATATGGACTCAAACAACGGAATGGTAACTGCATTTTGGCCAAGTTTGTATCAGGTAGTGAGTGCGGCAAATGCTGCGATAGATGGAGTGCAATTAATTGATGCTACTGATGAAGAAAAAAATGCCTTAGAAGCAGAAGCTAGATTTGTAAGAGCCTTTGCCTATTACCATTTAGTAAGAATCTTTGGTGAAATTCCTTATATCGATTATTTTGTGAGTGATCCAGAAGCTGTAAAATCCATTGCCAAAACCTCTGTATCAGAAATATATACTAAAATTATTGAAGATACTGAATTTGCCAAAGAGTACTTACCAGATGTACACTCAGGTGATGTAAGAACCAGACCAACTGCAGGTACAGCAGCAACCATGTTAGCCTCGATTCATTTAACTCTAGGTAATTTTCAACAAGCTGCAGACGAAGCTGTTTGGGTAATTAATAATAAAGATCGATTTGGATATGCCTTAGAAGATGATTTCCAAACATTATACATCGCAGATCAGGCAGATAACCTACAAGAGCATATTTTTGCAGTAGATTTTCTAGGTCAACAATCGGGTAGTGGTAGTGCCAATGATGATATTATGGGACCAATTACAGGTATTCGTGGAGCAGATCAAAATGGATGGAGTGTGAGTGTACCGAGCATGGCTGTTTATAATACTTGGGATGCCCGCGATTACAGAAGAAAAGTAAGTTTAGAAGATACCACTTCGGTTGGCGGTGTAGCAACTCCTTATACAGAATATCAGCAAGTGCAAAGACCACATATTGCCAAGTTTGCCCGCTATCCGGGTAACTCAAATGCAGATACACGCTACTCAGACCACAACTATGTATTATTTAGATATGCTGAAGTATTATTAATTGCTGCCGAAGCAATCAACGAAGTTTCTGGTGGACCAACAGCAGATGCTCTGGGCTATATTAATCAGGTAAGAACTAGAGCAAGAAACTGGGCAGGAACAGTAACTGATTTTCCAGCAGATTTGGCAGATGGCATGTCTCAAAGTGATTTCAGAACTGCAGTACTTGAAGAAAGAAGATTGGAATTAGCATTCGAATTCAAGAGATGGTACGACATTAAAAGAAGAGATATGTTGGTAGAAGTATTTACTGGTTTAAACTCTTTAGAACCTCACGATAATGTAAATACAAGCAGAGATTATTTGTTTCCATTACCACAAGACGAACTGGAAAGAAATGCCAATTTACTACCACAAAATTCGGGTTATTAA
- a CDS encoding glycoside hydrolase family 88 protein, whose translation MKKPFENKPANFIIFLFVSLYLFSCSQKNTETVLSDDEALVDESLTGKSELSNLPTIIAEQLLLADKNYTGLDKYPRSVENGETILVGIRDWTSGFYPGSLWYTYDLTKDEKVLAAAKARTAPLEPLKDATHTHDLGFMLYCSFGNALNIGGVESAKPILLQGAKSLISRYSETVGCIKSWDWSKEWKYPVIIDNMMNLELLFWATKESGDSTFYKIAEQHALTTLRNHFREDGSTWHVVDYDPESGDVLEKVTHQGYADSSSWARGQAWAIYGYTVAFRETKKEVFLKQAEQTTDFYLNHPNQPEDLVAYWDFNDPSIPDVPRDASAAAIVSSALFELANYVDADKGQLYKEKATAILESLASDQYLAKPGENNYFLLKHATGNLPANSEIDEPLNYADYYFIEALRRYLGKDAITTM comes from the coding sequence ATGAAAAAACCTTTTGAGAATAAGCCAGCCAATTTTATAATTTTTTTATTTGTATCGCTCTATCTCTTTAGTTGTTCACAAAAAAATACTGAAACTGTATTGTCTGATGATGAGGCACTTGTAGATGAAAGTTTAACTGGAAAATCTGAGCTTAGCAATTTGCCTACAATAATTGCAGAACAATTATTATTGGCAGATAAGAACTATACTGGGTTGGATAAATATCCTAGAAGTGTAGAAAATGGAGAAACAATTTTAGTAGGAATCAGAGATTGGACTTCGGGCTTTTATCCCGGTTCGTTGTGGTACACATACGATTTAACCAAAGATGAAAAAGTATTGGCAGCAGCCAAAGCCAGAACTGCTCCACTTGAGCCACTTAAAGATGCTACACACACACACGATCTCGGTTTTATGTTGTATTGCAGTTTCGGTAATGCTTTAAACATTGGAGGTGTTGAGTCTGCAAAACCAATTTTGTTGCAAGGTGCAAAATCTTTAATTAGTCGCTATAGCGAAACTGTGGGTTGTATCAAATCTTGGGACTGGTCTAAAGAATGGAAATACCCAGTAATTATAGATAACATGATGAACCTAGAATTACTTTTCTGGGCAACAAAAGAAAGTGGAGATAGTACCTTCTATAAAATAGCAGAGCAACATGCGCTTACTACTTTAAGAAACCATTTTAGAGAAGATGGAAGCACTTGGCATGTGGTAGATTACGATCCAGAATCTGGAGATGTACTTGAGAAAGTAACCCACCAAGGATATGCAGATAGTTCTTCTTGGGCAAGAGGTCAGGCTTGGGCGATTTATGGTTATACTGTAGCATTTAGAGAAACGAAAAAAGAAGTATTCTTAAAACAGGCAGAACAGACAACAGACTTTTACTTAAATCATCCGAATCAACCAGAAGACTTGGTAGCTTATTGGGATTTTAACGATCCGTCAATTCCAGATGTACCTAGAGATGCATCGGCTGCAGCAATTGTAAGCTCAGCCCTTTTTGAGTTGGCCAACTACGTAGATGCAGATAAAGGTCAATTATATAAGGAAAAAGCAACTGCAATCTTAGAGAGTCTTGCATCAGACCAATACTTGGCAAAACCCGGTGAAAACAATTACTTTTTGTTAAAGCATGCTACCGGAAATCTGCCAGCAAACTCAGAAATAGATGAACCGCTTAACTATGCCGACTATTATTTTATAGAAGCACTTAGACGATATTTGGGTAAAGATGCGATTACTACTATGTGA
- a CDS encoding NADPH-dependent F420 reductase has protein sequence MKIAVLGTGIVGKTIAEKLNTLGHEVVIGTREVEKTLANKNDEKSFAYWYESHKNIGLQTFKDAAAFAESVIFNCTSGMLSIKILQQAEADSLGDKILIDVANPLDFSNGMPPTLNPGNSDSLAEQIQRAFPNLKVVKTLNTMSSFLMVKPSLVQGDHSIFVSGNDDAAKEAVKEILNSFGWKQKNILDLGDISTARGVEMLLPVWMKLWDNLGTVEFNFHIQQNA, from the coding sequence ATGAAAATAGCAGTTTTAGGAACAGGAATAGTAGGAAAAACGATAGCCGAAAAATTAAATACATTGGGTCACGAAGTTGTAATTGGTACTAGAGAAGTAGAAAAAACACTAGCGAATAAAAACGATGAAAAGTCTTTTGCCTATTGGTACGAATCACATAAGAATATTGGTTTACAAACCTTTAAAGATGCTGCTGCTTTTGCAGAAAGTGTCATTTTTAACTGTACCTCAGGGATGTTGTCGATCAAAATTTTACAACAAGCAGAAGCAGATAGTTTAGGCGATAAAATTTTGATTGATGTAGCAAATCCCTTAGACTTTTCGAATGGAATGCCACCAACACTTAACCCCGGAAATTCAGACTCTTTGGCAGAGCAAATTCAGCGTGCTTTTCCAAACTTAAAAGTGGTAAAAACACTCAATACCATGAGCTCTTTTTTAATGGTAAAACCAAGTTTGGTACAAGGCGATCATTCTATTTTTGTGTCTGGTAATGATGATGCAGCCAAAGAAGCTGTAAAAGAGATATTAAATAGTTTTGGCTGGAAACAGAAAAACATATTGGATTTAGGAGACATCAGCACAGCAAGGGGAGTAGAAATGTTATTACCAGTTTGGATGAAACTATGGGATAATTTAGGCACAGTCGAATTCAATTTCCATATTCAGCAAAATGCTTGA
- a CDS encoding barstar family protein translates to MSSNKNNTGLDYQILKNGAVCMYYKNGILDKHILWFTDHRFEVYDMNVRNWKPNNLHKNLKEHLKFPDYYGENLNAFNDSLGDMYNTSYEGLVFVFRCFDYLAAYDKKLCEALLDIIAKTSREWLLAGQKLIVLIQSTDPNIYFEEIGGNTPHWNNEEWFDDTRN, encoded by the coding sequence ATGTCTTCTAATAAAAATAATACTGGTTTAGATTATCAGATTCTAAAAAACGGTGCAGTTTGTATGTATTACAAGAATGGCATTTTAGATAAACATATTCTTTGGTTTACAGATCATCGTTTTGAGGTTTATGACATGAATGTTAGAAATTGGAAGCCAAACAATCTGCATAAAAATCTAAAAGAACATTTGAAGTTTCCAGATTATTATGGAGAAAATTTAAATGCATTTAATGATTCTTTAGGAGATATGTATAATACAAGTTATGAAGGCTTGGTCTTCGTTTTTAGGTGTTTTGATTATTTAGCAGCCTATGATAAAAAGCTATGTGAAGCTTTGTTGGATATAATAGCCAAAACCTCTAGAGAGTGGTTACTTGCTGGACAAAAATTAATTGTACTTATTCAATCAACTGACCCAAATATTTATTTTGAAGAAATAGGTGGAAATACACCCCATTGGAATAATGAAGAATGGTTTGATGATACTCGGAATTGA
- a CDS encoding GntR family transcriptional regulator: MSKLSKLILNTTNEMLEFLVKLPSVPCGLPPEEKLADDLGVSRTTIRKVVDLLSEKGIVLKDGSNKMVLRRPVKNDFYTSKELDNSKADKIEKLILKKLSTYELKPKDRFAELELAKAFDCNTVTVREVLLKIEQTGIIKKSPRQKWEVVSLTMDMIEEVVSARKLYEGYALSKFQNMSDEDVIWQQLEKLKSNHLQILLEKNRSIHALAEIERAFHYTLLRACGNRYIEKSYNSLFTLITYHLWQIEYDHTKIERVIKQHLEIINNLLNRQFDKAKALLQYHIEDAKASMTDLVFSKNAH, translated from the coding sequence ATGTCAAAACTTAGCAAACTTATATTAAATACCACCAATGAGATGTTGGAATTTCTGGTAAAGCTACCGAGTGTACCTTGTGGTTTGCCACCAGAAGAAAAACTGGCCGATGACTTAGGAGTAAGCCGAACTACTATACGCAAGGTTGTGGATTTACTCAGTGAAAAAGGAATTGTGTTGAAAGACGGTAGCAATAAAATGGTACTGAGAAGACCAGTTAAAAATGACTTTTATACTTCTAAAGAACTAGATAATTCTAAAGCAGATAAAATAGAAAAGTTGATTCTAAAAAAACTTTCGACTTATGAGTTAAAACCCAAAGATCGATTTGCCGAGTTAGAATTGGCAAAAGCTTTTGATTGTAATACAGTAACAGTTCGGGAAGTATTATTGAAAATTGAGCAAACTGGTATCATTAAAAAATCGCCTCGGCAAAAATGGGAAGTAGTTTCTCTAACCATGGATATGATTGAGGAAGTAGTTTCTGCGAGAAAACTTTATGAAGGTTATGCCCTTAGTAAGTTTCAAAACATGTCTGATGAAGATGTTATTTGGCAACAATTGGAAAAGTTGAAATCGAACCATTTACAAATTTTGTTGGAAAAAAACAGATCTATTCATGCACTAGCAGAAATAGAAAGGGCATTCCATTATACTTTGCTAAGAGCTTGTGGAAACCGTTATATTGAAAAATCTTACAACAGTCTTTTTACACTTATAACTTATCATTTGTGGCAGATAGAATACGATCACACAAAAATTGAGAGGGTAATTAAGCAACATCTTGAAATTATTAATAACTTGCTTAATAGGCAGTTTGATAAAGCAAAAGCATTATTGCAATACCATATAGAAGATGCAAAAGCTAGCATGACAGATTTGGTTTTCAGTAAAAATGCTCATTGA